The DNA window TCGGCGATGTCCAGCCAACTGCCGTGCTTGGGCGTGTAGTGCCACTCGAATCGCGCTGTCAGCCGTTGGGCCTCGGCCGGCGCGAACGTCTCGTACAGCGACGCGGGCGAATGGGTGTTGAGGTTGTCCTGCACCAGCACGATGACCTCGGCGTTCGGGTAGGTCTCGTCCGAGAGCGTACGCAGACGCTCGGCATAATCCTTCTTGGTCCGTCGCTCTGTCACTTCCACGTCGCGTTGGCCCGCCAACGGCTCGAACATCATGAAGAGATTGGCCACCCCCTTGCGAACGTACTCACTGTCGTAGTGAGCCACCCGCCCCGGACCGCCCGCCACGGGCGTACGGGTCTCGCCGATCAACTGCTTGCTGGTTTCGTCCAGGCACACCACGGGACGCCGGGGATCATACGGCCGCTTGTACACGTCCAGCACGTCCTCCATCTTCCAGACAAACTCGGCGTTGGCTTTCGGCGGAATGCACCATTGCTTGCTCAACCAAGGCTTGATCTCGTTTTTTTCAGCGTCCGAC is part of the Anaerobaca lacustris genome and encodes:
- a CDS encoding IS630 family transposase translates to MSKQWCIPPKANAEFVWKMEDVLDVYKRPYDPRRPVVCLDETSKQLIGETRTPVAGGPGRVAHYDSEYVRKGVANLFMMFEPLAGQRDVEVTERRTKKDYAERLRTLSDETYPNAEVIVLVQDNLNTHSPASLYETFAPAEAQRLTARFEWHYTPKHGSWLDIAEIELGILSRQCLSQRIDSIEKLRAETRAWEKRRDQAEV